GTTTCAAAATAGCGGGTATCTGCGCAGTAGGCGTAGCTACGGCTTTTGCGAGGGGGTAAGGTGAACTTTTCGTTTTGGTAGCGAATGCTTCCGTCAGTATTTACAACATCCTGACCATTTTTTAGGGCAATAATGTCTTCTACCGAAAGGTCGGCAGGCATGGTATCCTTATTAATTCGTCGTGGCTTGGGTTGCTCTCTAAACAAGAATCCCCAGCAGGCAATTCGGTGCTGTACCGGAAAAGTGGTTACTGAAAGTTGAGCGTTCTCATAAATAACGGTTGGCTCAGTAGCGCGTAGCTCGACGAAATGGACTGGAAATCCTAACACCGCTTGTGAGACTCTAAAATGAGCGGTTAACACATCATTCAAACCTGGCGGCCCATACAAGGTGAGGGAGTTTTTTCTGCCTACCAAGCTAAGCGTATTAAGCAGGCCAATCAGTCCAAAGTAGTGATCTCCGTGGAGGTGACTGATAAATATTTGGCTAATCCGATTCGTTCGAGCCCGATAGCGACTCAACTGCATTTGGCAACCTTCCCCGCAGTCAATCAGAAAGTAGTGAGAACCTACCGTAAGTAGCTGACTGGTTGGGTAGCGACCAAATGCGGGAGTTGCCGAATTAGAACCGAGTATTTTAAGTTGGAAAGACAATAATTAATCCTTACCGTTCTCGCTTTCTGAAGCTTCGCTGTTTAGATCATTCTCTAGCTGATTTAGAAATACAGCATCTACCGCTTCTTGAGGAGTAGGATAGATAGTAAGTACACTATCCAATTGAGAGATTTTTACCAGTTTCACTACATGGTCGTTTAGTGCTGAGAGTACAAATAGGCCCCCATCCTCCCGATATACCCGATTACCGACCAACAGCGCGCTCAATCCTGACGAGTCGGTGTACTTTACGTTAGACATGTCGAGGATCATATTTTGAGCACCCTCAGCGTGCATAGTGATGAGTTCTGATTTAAGTTCAGGGGCTACTGATGCATCTAATTTTTCTTCGTTGAGTTTGACGATTGTGTATTTTTCTTGTTTATCAACTGCGTATTTCATGGGCTGAAGCCAGATTAATGTGAATAAAATTGTAAAGTTAACTATAGGGTATTCATTATGTTTTTCTCAATCCTCTGTAGAATATCATCGGTTTCTCCCCTAATAAATTGCCGATTGACTAATTTTTCATACAGCTCTATGTAACGATCGGAGATAGTTTTTACTACCTCATCGGTCATTTTTGGTATTTTCTGTCCCTCTTTTCCTTGAAATCCTTCTGAAATGAGCCACTGCCGTACAAATTCTTTAGACAACTGCTTCTGAGGCTTACCTCTCTCTTGACGTTCTTCGTATCCGTCGGCGTAAAAATAGCGTGACGAATCAGGCGTATGCACCTCATCAATCAGATGAATTTTACCATCAAAAGTACCGAATTCATATTTAGTATCCACCAAAATTAACCCCTGGTTTTGGGCGTAGCGAGTGCCTAAGTCAAATAATTGTCGGGTATACGCTTCTAGCTGCTCATATGCTTTTTCTGGAACAATATTTTGCCGAATAATTTCTTCCCGAGAAATATCCTCATCGTGCCCTTCTTGCGCTTTGGTAGCAGGGGTAATAATTGGTTCAGGAAACGGGTCGTTTTCCCGCAGTCCCTCAGGGAGAGATACCCCGCAGAGAGTCCTTTTTCCGGCTTGGTATTCCCGCCAAGCGTGTCCGGCTAGGTAGCCCCGAATTACCATTTCAACCGGATAGGGGTGACACCGAAATCCGACTATCACATTGGGATCAGGAGCGTTTGCTACCCAATTGGGAATAAGGTCAGCGGTAGCAGTTAGAAATTCAAAAGCAATTTGGTTGAGCACTTGCCCTTTGTACGGGATGGGTTTAGGTAAAATAATATCGAAAGCCGAGATGCGGTCGGTAGTAACCATAAATATCTGACGATCTAGGTAGTATACATCACGAACCTTACCCCGGTAAAAATCCGTTTGGCCAGGAAACTGAAAAT
This region of Tunicatimonas pelagia genomic DNA includes:
- a CDS encoding STAS domain-containing protein, yielding MKYAVDKQEKYTIVKLNEEKLDASVAPELKSELITMHAEGAQNMILDMSNVKYTDSSGLSALLVGNRVYREDGGLFVLSALNDHVVKLVKISQLDSVLTIYPTPQEAVDAVFLNQLENDLNSEASESENGKD
- a CDS encoding phosphoribosylaminoimidazolesuccinocarboxamide synthase — encoded protein: MSQTISETNFQFPGQTDFYRGKVRDVYYLDRQIFMVTTDRISAFDIILPKPIPYKGQVLNQIAFEFLTATADLIPNWVANAPDPNVIVGFRCHPYPVEMVIRGYLAGHAWREYQAGKRTLCGVSLPEGLRENDPFPEPIITPATKAQEGHDEDISREEIIRQNIVPEKAYEQLEAYTRQLFDLGTRYAQNQGLILVDTKYEFGTFDGKIHLIDEVHTPDSSRYFYADGYEERQERGKPQKQLSKEFVRQWLISEGFQGKEGQKIPKMTDEVVKTISDRYIELYEKLVNRQFIRGETDDILQRIEKNIMNTL
- a CDS encoding ribonuclease Z produces the protein MSFQLKILGSNSATPAFGRYPTSQLLTVGSHYFLIDCGEGCQMQLSRYRARTNRISQIFISHLHGDHYFGLIGLLNTLSLVGRKNSLTLYGPPGLNDVLTAHFRVSQAVLGFPVHFVELRATEPTVIYENAQLSVTTFPVQHRIACWGFLFREQPKPRRINKDTMPADLSVEDIIALKNGQDVVNTDGSIRYQNEKFTLPPRKSRSYAYCADTRYFETLAEWVSEVDLLYHETTFMDQERELAEQRYHSTTLQAAEVAKQAKVETLLIGHFSSRYRDLSPLLEEAKTVFSNTSLAIEGQDFTIPE